DNA from Marinagarivorans cellulosilyticus:
ACAAACACAGCATTACTACGCTCATGCGTTGCACAGTATTTACTGGTGGCTGCGCTGTGCATTTTGGCGTCAGGGCGAGCAAGCGCTACTTTGTCGCACATACCATAAACTGCTAGTGTGGGACCTTATGAAAAAACCCGCACTCACTCGCCTACTCGAGCGCTTACTTAACCCATTAATGGGGAAAAGCACGGTTTGGCATTTTGTTAAATCACCAGCCCCAACGGATCATTAAGGTTACCTTTTGCAGCCCACGCTAAGCACGCTCAATTTGATTAAAACGGCCGATTACATTCGAAGCTTACAGCTCGATAACGGCGCGATTCTGTGGAACCTTAACGATAAATTAGATCCATGGGATCACGTAGAGGCGGCAATGGGCTTAACCGTTGCTGGTATGCATACACAAGCGCAAAAAGCTTACCAGTGGTTGGCCGACAACCAGTTGCCAGACGGCAGTTGGCACGCGGCGTATTATTTTGGTAACAACAGTTGTACACCTACAGCGCCTACAGGCAAAGAAACTAACTTTATTGCTTATGTTGCTACCGGCGTGTGGCACTATTTTTTAACCACAAACGACCGTAACTTTCTTTTGCGCTTCTTCCCTGTGATGCAGCGCGCGATAGACTTTGTTTTGCAGTTTCAGCACCCGGAAGGTGAAATTAGCTGGGCAGTAGATGCCCATAACAAACCCGAACCCGACGCCCTGCTTACCGCCTGCGCGTCTATTGCGCGCTCACTAGAATATGGCATTCAAGCCGCGCAAACGCTTGGTCGGCCTTATGCCCACTGGCAGCAAGCTTGGCACAAGTTATCACAAGCTATATTGCACAAGCCGCAACGCTTTGATCGCACCTGGGAAAGCAAAAAGCGCTTCGCCATGGACTGGTATTACCCAGTACTCGCAGGTCTTTACAGCTCAGAAGATGCCGCGCACCGCCTTGAGCATCGCTGGAGGGAGTTCGTAGAACCAGAATTGGGCTGCCGCTGTGTAAGCGACGAACCTTGGGTGACTATGGCTGAAACCAGCGAGCTTGTTATGGCGCTGGTGATGGCCCAAAGGCCGGTAAAAGCACAAGCGCTGTTCGCAACATTGGCCCAGTGGCAGCAAGCCGATGGCGGCTATGTAACAGGCTATGTTTTTCGCGACAAAACCGTTTGGCCTGAAGATAAAACCAGCTGGACGGCAGGCGCTGTGTTACTAGCCGCCGATGCGCTTTATCACTTAACACCAGCGGCAAACATATTTACCCGCGAAGCCTTTGCTTGGCAGGCTTGCCAAGCGTAAAGCGCTTCAGTAGGCTGCCGCTATTACTATAAATACCAACAAGGTTAATCACTATGGAACGCTCCTTTCCTTCAACGCGTATGCGTCGCAATCGTTTTAGTGAGTTTTCTCGCCGTATGGTGCGCGAAACTGAAATTTCCGCTAGCGATTTTATCTTTCCGGTTTTTGTTATCGAGGGCAAAAACCAGCGCGAAGTGATTGAGTCAATGCCGGGGATATTCCGCATGACCATCGACGAGTTAGAACGCGAAGTAGAAGAGTTACTCGAGCTAGGCATTCCTGCCATTGCCCTATTCCCCAAAGTAGCCAACGACATTAAAACCCTTGATGGCAGCGCAGCATTTGATGAAGACGGCTTAGTATCACGCACTGTGCGAACGATAAAAGAGCGGTACCCCGAAATGGGCATTATTTGTGATGGCGCCCTAGACCCTTACACCACGCACGGGCAAGACGGCATTATTGATGAAAATGGCTATGTGCTAAACGACATC
Protein-coding regions in this window:
- a CDS encoding prenyltransferase, which codes for MQPTLSTLNLIKTADYIRSLQLDNGAILWNLNDKLDPWDHVEAAMGLTVAGMHTQAQKAYQWLADNQLPDGSWHAAYYFGNNSCTPTAPTGKETNFIAYVATGVWHYFLTTNDRNFLLRFFPVMQRAIDFVLQFQHPEGEISWAVDAHNKPEPDALLTACASIARSLEYGIQAAQTLGRPYAHWQQAWHKLSQAILHKPQRFDRTWESKKRFAMDWYYPVLAGLYSSEDAAHRLEHRWREFVEPELGCRCVSDEPWVTMAETSELVMALVMAQRPVKAQALFATLAQWQQADGGYVTGYVFRDKTVWPEDKTSWTAGAVLLAADALYHLTPAANIFTREAFAWQACQA